From the genome of Ictalurus punctatus breed USDA103 chromosome 5, Coco_2.0, whole genome shotgun sequence:
ATGCAAAGCATTATATGTTATAGTTATAGTGCTTGAATTCTTAAAGTAAACAAAGCATAAAAACCTTTGTGGCTAAGATCAACAATACATTCACACGTATTAGTTCAGGTATTCAGAAGTTGGACATTACTGTAATGTATACCTTCACTGACAGTAAGCTTTACTTTAGTTAACTTGTCTTTGCCCCAGGTATCCACTCCACAGTAATAAACTCCAGAGTCCTTTAATGTGAGGTGTCTGATGGTGACAGAGAAGCGACGTGCAGACAGAGTGTTTAATGCAGTGTATCTTTCCTTAGAGGCCACTGTATCAGCCTTCACAGATTTAATTAGTACATCAGAATAAGAGCATGGATCACGACAGAAGTACATGGGTGTATATTGATATCCAGCAGGGTATTTACAGGAGATATCCACACTGCCTCCTTCTGTTCCAGTAAAAACACTTTCAGCCTTGACCTTCATTGTCATACATATCAGAActaaaaaaacacagagaaacattGTAAATGTTTGCTCAGTGTAACTGTTAAACAACAAAGAtgtgtaaaataattaaataaataaataaataaataaagtgctacATTAAATTCACTGAATGCTTTATATAGACATTTCTTTCCCCCTTTGTTTACTAAAAGAAAACTCAGTTTACTGTTTGGCAAGTTACAAAAGTCttgtatttttaaagtatatGTTTCAATTTTAAGTGTCATTAGTACTAACTCTTGAAAAGTCAATATTAGTTAAATAGTAATGGAAATCTGCATTTATCCAACACACTCAAGTGTTGTTCCCAAacaaaatggataaataaatgtaagtcattTACCTTGGAAAAAGGATAGAGTGCTCAGAAAAGTTTGCATTGTTTTCTGCACATCACCAGCCTTCTTCCCAAACTCAGCACAGTGTGCTATTTAACTATACATTTTTGGTCTTTTCTAAAATGTGGTGTCTTGTCTTTGATGTGAGCTGCATGTTGTAGGAGTCGGCAGAGGAGGTCTGAGAGATCACTTCTGGTTGACAATAAGAAGGAGGAAGAAGCAGAAACAACCGCAGGAAGGAAACACGGGAAACAAATCAACACTTCAGAGCTTTGACTGAACCCATTTTTACTTTGTTGTTTAAGCTTGCATAAAGTATGGTCTCTGTCTCAGCTAGGAACTGAATATACTGCCATCAGTATTACAGGTGTTGCATTCATGAAACTTGAAGATGAACTTCAGTTGTAAAATTAACACCACCAGCCTTCTTATAGACAATGGTTGGACTATCTCAGCATAAATTAGTGTCATAGCATTGTATTCTGTTCTGTGACCAATTTTTTCAGTCCTTGTATCACACAGGCTTTCAAAGCTCTTGAGTTTAATGTTGTATGTAATGTTGTAATAACGTATAGTATTGCAGTAAACactattaattcattattaatttctAAACATATTCAATTAGGAATCAGTTATTGTAGGTGCAGACAATGACAGAAGAAGGCACAAATGTGAATGAATCAAACAGAATGAATCAAGAGAGGGAAGAGAGCAAATGGTGGCTGCATTAAATTcaaatgtaactttaaaaaaatacaaatgacaAATGTTAAACTTGTGTACGGGTGTAGagattttatttagtaataTTGTTGAGGAAAGGATACTGGTGAGCCTCTGTGTCATGTCATGGAAGCAAAGGTGGAAGCAAGTGTAGATTAGTGTTTAATGAAAACTCATAACACATACAATGTAAACATAGACACAGGAAAACATGAAATGGGTTCTCAAGGCTGAAAACATACATAGGCTAAAGAACATAACCAAATCCAGGAGCATCATAATGGGGGGAAAGATTAGGATGATTCTAATGGCCCTGCTCAGACAGGGGGCCCAGCAGGACCCCATACCTTCCTGTATGATTTTGCTATTTAAATGGCCTCTTTGCAAAATAATCTATTAAGAAGCATGCTATAATGAATGCCCTCAGACTGTGCCAAGTGCATGTCTGTGCCTCCATAAGACATTTGCAAATTGTTCAGAAGCGCGGCACTTCACAGTTGTGGGTCCTTACATGCATCAGGTAGATGGCAACAGATGGCGTAGACAAAACCAGGATaccaaaagaggaaagaaaaacatgaaaaatagtCACCcagtttttcaaaaaatatGGTGTTTTATGTTCCCTGTTTTGTGCTATGATTCTGAAGCTAGCCCGTATGAAGCTGTTATAATTAACATCGAATAGAAATTCTATCAGTTACTACCCCGATGTTTATCCTTGGAATTTGGAACACAATATTTCCATGAGTGTAGCCTATGTTTTTCCACACAATCAAGCAATAGTAATGGAGCATTGAGCCTCAAAAAGGACGGAAAAGCACCAAGCGACAATAAAACTAGTCCAGTGCTGTATATATTCAAGCTTTAAGAAGCCTTGCAACAGCTTTCTGTGAGGAATCAATCgaaatttaatgtaatcatatgaATCTGCTTTCATTGTCCCAAGTGAGTCTATGAGATAAGTGTTGTAATGATGTCCGATTCATGAGTGAATTGTTTGTTTGAGTCAGTTCATTTCAATGAATTGGAGAATCCCATTGATAAAACCAGTCTGATTCATTCatgccaggggggtgtaaacctttgaacaggatgattgatGTAAATTgctagtattttgtcttctgggagacatgtaaatatcttatttagcatctgaagggcagtactaaataaaaaaaaagcactttaaacaaaataacaatttacactgatcatcctgttcaaaagtttacatctccctgtctcttaatgtatcgtgttaccttcttgagcatcagtgaatgtttgcatctTATATAATAGTTGTGTAGAAGTCACTCAGTTgttctcagtgtgaaaagatagaTCTCAACATCATGTAGCCACTGTtagaaaggggtcaaatatgcagtatgctggaaaagcaaagaatgtgcaatagtgggcagtttaactacTCAGGACAAACTCGTgaacaactatatatatatatatatatatatatatatatatatatatatatatatatatacacacagtatctcacaaaagtgagtacacccctcacatttttgtaaatatttgattatatcttttcatcttttcatgtgacaacactgaagaaatgacactttgctacaatgtaaagtagtgagtgtacagcttgtgtaacagtgtaaatttgctgtcccctcaaaataactcagcacacaaccattaatgtctaaaccgctagcaacaaaagtgagtacacccctaaatgaaaatgtccaaattgggaccaaagtgtcaatattttgtgtggccaccattattttccagcactgccttaaccctcttgggcatggagttcaccagagcttcacaggttgcctcttccactcctccttgacgacatcacggagctggtggatgttagagattCCACTgttcaaaaaaacatttttgaacagTGGAATAAAATTGACAAATAAGAAGGTGCTCCTTATAAGAAGTTTTTAGACTCTTCTCCTTAAAGGCTGAGTGCTGTATAACAAGGAAATGGTGCTTTAACAAAATATTAGTTAAGGGCTGTGAACTCTTTTTTTCCActaaaatatttctatttgttttctGCACTTGAATCTTTTtagttgctatatcacattacaGTAAAAGTGGAAAATGATCGGagatgatttatcttggtttcatttttttatatcacaaatACCTGCAATTtttacaggggtgtgtagacttgtTATATCCACTATATATTGCCTGCTTTATCTCGCAaagacaaaatataataaacaaaaaataataataatatacagagATTAAACATCTCTGTGGTCTTTCTGTAAGGTGAATGCACCATTTCACTGCAGAACGTGAAGCCGCTTCAGTCACTTTCTGTATGTACAATCATGGAACACTTTGTCAGAAGTTAGGAAACTATAGTATCAGTTTGTGGTCAGTAATGATGGGCTCTTGGTTAAGCTTAATGTGCATTCAGTTTGCATATGAACAACATGCACATGTGTTTGCACAAGGGCCACATGTCATCATGATAAAATAAGCCTCAAAGTCACATCGAAAGTACTGGGTAGAAGCCCAAGTGTCAAATGGTGACAGGATGTTTTAGACACCTCAGGCCTCTGTAACTGTGCCCGTAACAAACCACAGGTCTGGTCTGACTTTCAGCTAGTTGTTTGGAGAACTGGAACAATGTAATGAGCTAACAATTTAAATATGTGAGGAAGATAGAATAAGCCATAGACGGCAAtcaagagtgagtgagtgagtgagtgagtgagcgcaCACAAGGACTAGCATctcatccaggatgtattccagATTGCTGTGATCCTGACCAGAATAAACTGGTTAATGAAGTTGAtgatgagaaagaaaaacagtaaTCAGAGaaaattttctttaaatacTTACATGCTTTAATGTACACTTCAGATACCAACATAATGCTAAGCCCTTAGATAACACTACCTCTGGTCTTTTGTTCAAGGTGAACACATCATTTCACCACAGAGCTTCTCACAGTTCATTCACTTTCTGTAAATCTAATCCAGGAAAATTTACTCACAATTTAGGAAACATTAGAAGCATTTGGCAGTAAGTGAACACAGGCATTCAGTTAAGAACAACACAGTAATGTTAAGCATTTTAGATGTTAATAATTTCTTTATTCAAGAACCAACTTTGATTACTAAGCAGGCAATTaagaatattatttaaatgcaaGTGATTAGTCAATGCTGGAAAATAAGAAACAGAACAGCGatcaataaagaaaaacatgggGATAAAGAATGTTTAGTTTGAGTTGTGGGTGACACCTTTTCATATGAAGTAgtattaagaaataaatatctACATTGCACATTTTTATAAGAAATTCTTGTGCACTCCATCTTGATGTGAATACTCTAGACTCTTCAATGATTGAATTTGCATCTAATTATTAATCCAACTATTCCTTTGCTGATGTTTTTAATTGGTTAACAGAAACATAAGGAGTTTACTAGTTGGAGTATAGCAATTATGCATTTGTGTGCTACATGCAGTACTTGGTATCATTGTGAGGGCTTTGATTCTGCCTCGACACTGGATCACGAGTGGACACAGTAGGAGCTGCGGAGGGAAAAAACCCAATAAACACATCTGAAGCTGCAGTACAGTTCAGACCAAGACATGGATGTAACCTTTAACTTAAGGTGCCAAGCAGACAAACAAATGTATTGTTAATCAATGTTACTTCATATAAATTACCATTTATTCTAACAGGGTGGGATTCATTAATCTGCTGCTTGCCAGCTTAATTCTGATCACATATAGAGCCATATTTTGGTTACAAATAACAGCACAAGGTTATTTAATGTACAAGTCTATAGTGTTTGACATCAACTACTTAAAGTATCTGGCATAATACTTGCACAGTGCTGCTATTTGGTTAACAGAAACTTAGTAAGTAATATCCTATTTGGGGAGTACAGAATTGGTGTTTATTTCCTCTACCTGCAGTAGCTGTTATCATTGTGGTGGCACAAGGAGACTCTGTAACTTcagggatttgattctgactggTCACTGGAGCACGTGTAGACACAGTAGGAACTGCTATGTGTAAGAATCAACATTAATCATAAACATATGAAGATACGGTACAGTACAGTTCGGTCTCAACACTGCAGCAGGAGTAGACACAGTAGGAACTGCTTAGAATTaatataaaaccataaaaacATGTATTACAGTTCTGTATTATAGTTGAGACCAAGTTATGAATTCATGAAACCTTCAAATTAATGCTTCAAGCAAAATGTTGTAAAATTATTGCCAGTCAGTGTTATACACACATTACTGTGTTAATTGACTTGCTGCTACAACATAGTCTTCATTTTGATTTTAACTATTCACATCTTATTTGTGACTAAGGTCAACAATAAATTCAGAAGTAAATTACAGTCATGTATACCTTCACTGACAGTAAGCTTTACTATAGTTAACTTGTCTTTGCCCCATGTATCCACTCCACAGTAATAAACTCCAGAGTCATTTAATGTGAGCTGTCTGATGGTGACAGAGAAGCGACGTGCAGACAGAGTGTTTACTGCAGAGTATCTTTCCTTAGAGACGACCGTATCAGCCTTCACAGATTTAATTAGTACATCAAAAGGAGAGCATGGATCACGACAGAAGTACATGGGTGTATATTGATATCCAGCAGGGTATTTACAGGAGATATCCACACTGCCTCCTTCTGTTCCAGTaaaaacactaaacaacaaATGAgatgtgttaataataataataataataataataataataattttttaaaaaaacaattaaataaagttGTTATATTAAATTCACTGAATGCTTTATATAGGCATTACTTTCCCTGTATTTACTAAAAAGAAAACTGAGTTTTAATATTTTGCAAGTTACAAAAGTCTTGAAGTGACACATGATCATCTTGTCACTTAAAGGTGCTGTAGGATTGTTTCCGATGCGTGAGATCCAAACAAGTCACGCTTCCAATCTAGTACTGCTTTTATATActtcacatatacatatacatacatatatcatTTATACATACTTTTATATGGGTTTGATTTAAATACTAATCAAACCCACACTCCACATAGTGGTACACAGTGGAATTACAACAGAcattcaatttttttaaaaagtgtttcaaATCCTTCAATTATAAGAGACATCATTAATATTAACTCTTCAAAAGTCAATATTAGTTAAATAGTAATGAAAATCTGCATTTATCCAACAAAAAGTTTGATATTCCTAAAAAAGGATCAACAATTAATTTACCTTGGAAAAGGGATAAAGTCCACAGAAATCTTTGCATTATTTTCTGCACATCACCAGCCTTCTTACTAAACTCAGCACAGTGTGATATATACATGTTTTGTCTTTTCTGTGCAGTAAGCTGCACGATGTAGCAGGAGGCAGCAGAGGAAGTCTGAGAGATCACTTCTGGTTCCTCACAATAAGCAGGAGGAAGCAGTGACTTATCCATTACAGGAAGGAAACAGGTGACACATAAGAAGTCCAACTGAACACATTTTATTCTTTGTTGTTTGAGCAAGTTTCTATAAAAAACTATTAAATATTTtgaatctgttttgtttttgtttgtttgtttttaaatgcctTAAAATGGTATGGTTAAATTTACTGAGTCTATAAGTTGTTTTTCCCCCAtgaacataaatgtaataatacaaaCAGTATTTGgtatataatttatactgtataacaaAGATTACACCGTGGTTGaaaattttgattattttttgcttgtttataaaatgtaaagTTCTCTATCTTTTCCAATAAAGGTATGTACTGCCATCTTTCGGCGAAATCTAGGTATTACATTTGTGAAACTTGGAGATAAAATTTTTGGGATGATGGTTATctctagggatgcaccgataccGAAACCAGTACTCCAGTATCGGCCCGATACTGTACTCATGTACTCGTACTTGTAAAACGATCCCGATACAACCGCACCGATACCACTTTATGACAATGTGACGTAGCCTAAGCTCTCGTCAGTTGAGCAGGTAGTCGGAAGAGAAGCAATGTCAGCAATTTGGACATATTTTAGATaagtgatgatgataaaagtagagcagactgcaaactatGCTCTGCTAAACTGTCaaaaggggtaaaaaaaaaaaaatagctcatTTAACACAAGCCATTTGATtaaacatctaaagaacaaacGTAACGCTGAGTGCAAAGagtttgctaatgctagtgtAAGAGGGGTTAAGGAGAATTCACGAAGGTCCAATCTCTAAACGGGTTCGAATAATGCAGGCATACTCATGTAGAAATAAAGCTTTTACTAACTTTATTGTCAGAGCTACATTTCCTTATGGATCACTGACATGAACCTTTTTGCGCTTGCCCCTTGCTCAGTACGTCACTCGCACAAGCGCAACAACACTATGCGTCATACTCAACACAATTATACTGAAATATAATTGAGTCATAacatcagtccatccatccatccatcttcaaccacttactcctttttcagggtcgcgggggaacctggagcctatcccaggaagcatcgggcacaaggcagggtacaccctggacagggtgccagtccatcgcagggcacaatcacatacacactcacacacccattcatacactacggacactttagacatgccaatcagcctaccatgcatgtctttggactgggggaggaaaccggagcacccggaggaaacccccgcagcacggggagaacatgcaaagtccgCACACATATATCCTGAAATGTTAATTGTCAAATGCTAATTTCTCAAATGGTAATGAAAATCTGCATTTAACTAGCTATTGATTAAATTATTATGATGCTGATATACATAACCTTAATATATACTAATTATGTATGCTAATACCAATTTCAGAAAAATACTGGCCTGTGCTATGCAGCatgtaaaacattttagatGGTTGTAATACATTACAATTTTAACTAGTAAACACCAATAAGAAAGCTATTTATATCTTAATAGCCTTTACTGGTACTAATTTTATACACACAGTGCTGTCAACATGTTTAATAAAGGAATTCTTCAAACATAAGTTGTATTGATTTTTTGGGCTATATTTGCAAGATTATAATGTAGGCTTCAAGACTTTGATGATGGCAGCCATCCTGATGGCCACACTGTAACCATCTGGACCCAACTTCAGTGGGCTCTCACCTCTTAAAAATATTTCTCAGGTCACAGGGAAACTTCCCTAACCAGTATACATTATCATAAAAGACAGTAATTATTACTGTGGAAGCAGTTGTAAAGAAACTCTGAAGGAGTATCTTTCACTTTCCATTACTGTATTTTCCATACAAAGCATTGTATTCAGGTTATGGTGGGTTTTGTTTCATCTACTAAAAGTACTTGGAGTAGGCCCAGTAATAATACAAACAGTGTGCAGGATATTAAGACATTTCTgagtttctccaaataaatctaacagtctgagctgagttgatttgacccaaggagctgggctgaggcATCgagtgggggaggggtgcattgtTTCAattgtcagtgaaaatgacccagccaccACCCAAAAACTACGCAGGACCTTTCACTTTCTATTTCTTAGAAATCATTGAATTCAGGGTAGGAAGGGTTCTGCTCAATCTATTATGTGTAATGAGTAACTAAGTATTTCTCCCCTGAATGTTCATATTTCTTAAGgattacaattaaaatgaacactGGCCTATCAATTCATAGTTTATATtacacaaaatatatcattgtcagtgaaaatgacccagccaccACCTAAAAACTACACAGGACCTTTCACTTTCTATTTCTTAGAAATCATTGAACTCAGGGTAGGAAGGGTTCTGCTCAATCTATTATGTGTAATGAGTAACTAAGTATTTCTCCCCTGAATGTTCATATTTCTTAAGgattacaattaaaatgaacactGGCCTATCAATTCATAGTTTATATtacacaaaatatatcattaaCAAGCAAAAGTTAGTTCTCGGGCCCTTGGTTAATaattgcattcattttttttttcttgtctcaCACTAAATAAATAGCACCTAAATCTTTTTTTCTGGTAATAATAACTTAACCTTAACAATATTAATGAgtaaaattgtatttttgtttttgatacATTTAGAACCACTGATCCTGCTTTTCCTAATAATTTGTCTTCCACCAACTTAAATTTTTCTGCCAAATTCCATTTTCTTAAAATTAGCCAAATTAACGCTTGTATCTGTAATAAGTATTCCATTTATACAATATATTAAGTCACTGCTTAGCTACAGCTTATTTCTATTTGTCATACTATGAATGTGTGCAATTCAGAATATATTGTAAAAGGATTATTCAATTAATTGCTgctgaatcatttatttaaagataaaAGTTCATAAGCATTTATTTGCACCAACTATGTAAGTAAAAAACCAAGTGTAGCATAGTACATGATCACTGGTTCTTCCCAAAAAGGGAGGGTCCTACAGGGCCTATATAAACAGACTGTACTGACCGTTGCCTTGAATTGTGGATCGCCCACCAGGTAAATGTTCCTTAATTTCGTTTCATTCATCTTTTtagttatatttaacaaaacacaTTTGATTTTCCTGAACATTTAGACTAAATGAAATTAAACTGTTAGTCTGTCGGCCAATATCCGAGGCAGGGCTTCTCTTAAATTGAATTACCTTATAATAGTTTAATGCTCTTTACATTCTGTGGCATTAAGGTGTGAACTGGAACAAGACACAAAAACGTAATGACCTTTAATTTCAGTAGATACTTTATAAGCAAATAAGAACTGTAATTGTATTACTTGTAAATCAGTGTATCTTAAAATGTGCTTATTGCCTAACAAACTGTTATGAACCATGCTTTGTAATATCTAGCACAATCTATGCCTTATATTCtcaaaaaataagtaaatgggtaaaaaaaaaaaaaaataggtaaaAAATGGTAGTAAAATGTGCTTTTGTTGATAATTAGCTAAATATTAATCTCACACTTAatatcctgtaaaaaaaaaattactgcaacaaaaatgtaaacataattgttgtgtttaaaaatggTATACTTGTTCTTAAATATCacataataatagtaaatagaTGTGGATAGGTGTGCTACCTCAGTGTCCATTAAAATCTGATGCATCTGCTGGCACTTGGTCAGGTGACTTTCTTGCAACAAGTGATTAAATTTCACTTCAATATTGGGGTAATGTAGTATTTATAATATTGATTAATAGATTTCTATATtggggttttatatatatatatatatatatatatatatatatatatatatatatatatatatatatatatatatatatatatatatatatataaataactagcTGGATAAAATCCAGATGGATCACCAGTCCTTCACAGGgcaacactcactcacacacaaattcacatgGAACAATTTAGCTTAGCCAATATGcctatctgcatgtttttggacagtgaaaccagagaaccaggaGGGAGTtcacacaaacatgaaaaaGTCCACACAgtcagtaacccgagctcaggatcaagcCAGGAACCCTGGATGTGCAAGCCGGTTCATATTTCACTCAGTTAAGGATTACAGTTCAAATGTACTAACCCCATTTCCAtaaattttgtgattttttctaatatgcaataaaaacaaaaatctgtgaATTGTGAAGTCTCTTGAAACTTTAATAACtgacaaaagtacaaagaaaagatATTCAATGTTTTTACTGACCaacttaattttattttgtaaatataaacaaactttaGAATTTGATGCCTtcaacacactcaaaaaaagttgggatggagGCATGTTTACCACTATGTTACATCACCCTTCCTTTTAATTATACTTTGTAATCATTTAGGATGCCATGTTTGCCAACTGTCTTTCTGacagtggagtcatgaacagtgaactTTATTCTTTAAATTAGCTAAATTAATCCTTGTATCTGTATTGAGGGTCTAAATGTGTCAAATAACACAGGGCTCTAACAGGGCTTTAGTTTAATAGTTGTCCTAGACCCTGGTCTTTTCATACTAACATGACTAAATAAAACTCCACATTAACCTTGATgttgattgttttatttttttttttttattatatgtgTCGGAAAGTACCTTTCACTTTCCATTTCTTGGAAATCATTGACTTCAGGGTAGGAAGGGTTCTGCTTGATCTATGATATGTAATGAGTAAGTATATCACCACAATGTGCATATTTCACTCAGTTAAGGATTACAATTAGAATGTACactgaatatcaaacaatagTTTATACTAAACAAAATATAGGAAGCAAAAGTAAGTTCATGGCACTTTCTAAAttattgcatttattatttttttcttttttggtgtcattgcatttattattttttttcttttttggtgcCTAAACCTTGAAAAATTATGGTATGGTATTTATCAGTTTAGgttgtttataaataataataatttgctttTCCAAAATAATGTTTCTGATGCAAAAACTAAGTGTAGCATAGTACAGGATCACTGGTTCTTCCCAAAAAGGGAGGATCCTAAAGGGTCTATATAAACAGACTGTACTGGGCAAGATCAGTGCCTTGAATTGTGGATCGCCTACCAGGTAAGTGTTCCTTTATttcgtctcattcatctttttagttatatttaacaaaatacatttgattttcctgaacattttgactaaatgaaattgaattgttAGTCTGTGGGCCAATATTCCCCAATAGGAGTTCCTTCAACTGGTTACCATAGTAACATAGGTGGCGCAACTAACATTACACTTTTCCCAACAAACCAGCTTTCTTGctgctaaaattaaacattctggagggagagcaatcttatataaaattcaccagtgtatatatgcatcatatcctacgagatgaaggagaaacaGTATGTGCTCGACTATCCATGTGCAGCAAAAGCACAAGCGCCAATTAGCTTAGCGCTTTtaaagctttattattattattattattaataataataataataataataataataataataataataataataataataatgaaacacactcactgTTTGCTGCAATTGAGCAAAATCCCGTTGTGGCTCCTATCTCAGTAAGTGACCGTCACCATCAGGGTGTCATTAACTATATTTTCGATGATGACCGGAAGCCGGACCGAAGCTCTGCGGCCGTGGCCTCCGTGTTTCCGGGGCGAAGTATCCGGCTTGGTGTTGCTCATTCCCGGGCGCCGAAGCAGCGACAAACTGGGATTTTGCTcgattgcaacaaaaagtgtgtttttatgtattatttatttatttaattatttattttctgctttaAACCTGCTAAGATCCTAAACTAGGCTACgctaagctaattggctacTGTCACAATGGTGCCTCTTCTACTAGTGAGTAGGGGGTGGCCAGGGATGACgtgcgctctactgtcttcactcccattggttcttgctgcaccaagtcgctccagatttgcataaagttaaacttttttcAACTTCCTAAGTctctggacacgcccacatcccGCCATCACCCAAATACTACATAAGACCTTTCACTTTCTATTTGTTAGAAATAATTGAATTCAGTGTAGGAAGGGTTCTGTTTGATCTACGTGTGTAGTGAGTAACTAAGCATTTCTCCCCAGAATGTTCATATGTCACTCAGTTAAGTCTTACAGTTAAAATGTACTAACCCCATTTCTATAAAATTTCGGATTTTTTCTAAtgtgcaataaaaacaaaaatctgtgaCTTGTGAATTCTTTTGTAACTTTAATTAACtgacaaaagtacaaagaaacgatattaaatgtttttactgatggctcccccccccccccccccccccccactataTGTCAGAAAGTTCCTTTCACTTTCCATTTGTTATGAGGATGCGTTTCTCCCGACAATGTGCATATTTCACTCAGTTAAAGATTACAATTAAAATGTACACTGGAATATCAAATAATAGTTTATA
Proteins encoded in this window:
- the LOC108265688 gene encoding CMRF35-like molecule 5 isoform X3, with the translated sequence MDKSLLPPAYCEEPEVISQTSSAASCYIVQLTAQKRQNMYISHCAEFSKKAGDVQKIMQRFLWTLSLFQVLICMTMKVKAESVFTGTEGGSVDISCKYPAGYQYTPMYFCRDPCSYSDVLIKSVKADTVASKERYTALNTLSARRFSVTIRHLTLKDSGVYYCGVDTWGKDKLTKVKLTVSEAVPTVSTRAPVTSQNQIPEVTESPCATTVITAAAESSTFYEQASSTPQTQHSLDLYALVILYRKKSTHITTLKPAAPAIQISHPPPGQENICHVYDEMLAVYTLAGPPVGDESSATYSTIQLPAPADNDCSP
- the LOC108265688 gene encoding CMRF35-like molecule 9 isoform X2, with the translated sequence MDKSLLPPAYCEEPEVISQTSSAASCYIVQLTAQKRQNMYISHCAEFSKKAGDVQKIMQRFLWTLSLFQVLICMTMKVKAESVFTGTEGGSVDISCKYPAGYQYTPMYFCRDPCSYSDVLIKSVKADTVASKERYTALNTLSARRFSVTIRHLTLKDSGVYYCGVDTWGKDKLTKVKLTVSEVPTVSTRAPVTSQNQIPEVTESPCATTVITAAAESSTFYEQASSTPQTQHSLDLYGQLFVVCGGVLGLMLCCVLAALVILYRKKSTHITTLKPAAPAIQISHPPPGQENICHVYDEMLAVYTLAGPPVGDESSATYSTIQLPAPADNDCSP
- the LOC108265688 gene encoding CMRF35-like molecule 9 isoform X1; translated protein: MDKSLLPPAYCEEPEVISQTSSAASCYIVQLTAQKRQNMYISHCAEFSKKAGDVQKIMQRFLWTLSLFQVLICMTMKVKAESVFTGTEGGSVDISCKYPAGYQYTPMYFCRDPCSYSDVLIKSVKADTVASKERYTALNTLSARRFSVTIRHLTLKDSGVYYCGVDTWGKDKLTKVKLTVSEAVPTVSTRAPVTSQNQIPEVTESPCATTVITAAAESSTFYEQASSTPQTQHSLDLYGQLFVVCGGVLGLMLCCVLAALVILYRKKSTHITTLKPAAPAIQISHPPPGQENICHVYDEMLAVYTLAGPPVGDESSATYSTIQLPAPADNDCSP
- the LOC108265688 gene encoding CMRF35-like molecule 5 isoform X5, which translates into the protein MYFCRDPCSPFDVLIKSVKADTVVSKERYSAVNTLSARRFSVTIRQLTLNDSGVYYCGVDTWGKDKLTIVKLTVSEAVPTVSTRAPVTSQNQIPEVTESPCATTMITATAAPTVSTRDPVSRQNQSPHNDTKYCM